A part of Actinomycetes bacterium genomic DNA contains:
- a CDS encoding NADH-quinone oxidoreductase subunit D, with protein MDSEARRVVTASTADLGGAEVVLTLGPQHPSAHGVLRLALELDGDIVVRAEPLVGLLHRGAEKLFEVRDYRQILVLANRHDWLSAFSSELGVVLAVETMLGMEVPERAVWARTALAELNRVLSHLAFLGGFPPGADPLDPTGTSARSLALRDPVQQVMEEATGGRLHFMANQVGGLKADLPDGWTDRARAAASDVRAGLPELTGAVLAAAQPLAGVGVASPEQVAQYGLSGPVARASGVPLDLRRDEPYLAYGALAQSGALRVVTRTAGDCPARLEVLAEQVSVSLDCVAACLDVLDALPPGPVNLKLPKVLRAPEGERYAWTEGPSGINGCYLVSRGEKTPWRLKLRTASFNNVQVLSEVLPGVGLAELTGVLASLFYVVGDVDK; from the coding sequence GTGGACAGCGAGGCCCGGCGCGTGGTGACCGCGAGCACGGCCGACCTCGGCGGTGCCGAGGTGGTGCTCACCCTCGGCCCGCAGCACCCGTCGGCCCACGGCGTGCTGCGGCTGGCCCTGGAGCTGGACGGCGACATCGTCGTCCGGGCCGAGCCGCTCGTGGGCCTGCTGCACCGTGGCGCCGAGAAGCTGTTCGAGGTACGGGACTACCGGCAGATCCTCGTGCTGGCCAACCGGCACGACTGGCTGTCGGCGTTCAGCAGCGAGCTGGGCGTCGTGCTCGCCGTCGAGACGATGCTCGGCATGGAGGTGCCGGAGCGCGCCGTATGGGCCCGCACCGCCCTGGCCGAGCTAAACCGGGTGCTGTCCCACCTGGCCTTCCTGGGCGGCTTCCCGCCGGGCGCCGACCCGCTCGACCCGACGGGGACGAGTGCCCGGTCGCTGGCCCTGCGCGACCCCGTGCAGCAGGTCATGGAGGAGGCCACCGGCGGCCGGCTGCACTTCATGGCCAACCAGGTGGGCGGGCTCAAAGCCGACCTGCCGGACGGCTGGACGGACCGGGCCAGGGCCGCGGCCTCCGACGTCCGGGCCGGCCTGCCCGAGCTGACCGGCGCGGTGCTCGCGGCCGCGCAGCCGCTGGCCGGCGTGGGGGTCGCCTCCCCCGAGCAGGTGGCGCAGTACGGCCTGAGCGGACCGGTGGCCCGCGCGTCCGGCGTCCCGCTCGACCTGCGGCGGGACGAGCCGTACCTCGCCTACGGCGCGCTGGCGCAGTCCGGCGCGCTGCGGGTGGTCACCAGGACGGCGGGTGACTGCCCGGCCCGGCTGGAGGTGCTGGCCGAGCAGGTGTCCGTGTCGCTGGACTGCGTGGCCGCCTGCCTCGACGTCCTGGACGCGCTGCCGCCGGGACCGGTCAACCTCAAGCTGCCGAAGGTGCTGCGCGCCCCGGAGGGCGAGCGGTACGCCTGGACCGAGGGACCGTCCGGGATCAACGGCTGCTACCTGGTCTCCCGCGGGGAGAAGACCCCCTGGCGGCTGAAGCTGCGCACCGCGTCGTTCAACAACGTGCAGGTGCTTAGTGAGGTGCTGCCCGGCGTCGGGCTGGCCGAGCTGACCGGAGTCCTGGCCTCGCTGTTCTACGTGGTCGGGGACGTCGACAAGTAG